ACCTCACCCATGGATCGTGAAATTTGTTGTAGTTACTGAAAGGGTatcatatatacaatatatatatatatatcgaacgaaataaatataatgagACATTCGATTAAATACtacaaaaaaagacaaaatgaTATTAGCAACGAACAATATTTTCACGGTGGGTTTATTTCAGTGgaacatacaatatatttaaatatgacaactgtatattttattactaatCCGACTCCAAATTAACCAAATAACGTATAAGTGTTACGAATCGTTAAGTTAATTTTCTTACTTGTTAGTTTCCATTTGAAACGTATCTTGCATTTCTACCTCGTTTAGGCGACTCATATTTCCAGCTTAAAAGTTgttgaaatgttttataagAATGGATCCACAAGCACAACACAACACGCTCCGAACCCCTGCAACACTGACTCAGAGTGAGAACAAGCAAAGTTTCGCAACACAAACTGCAACGggagaaataaataaagaaagagAAGAAATTGCGTGAAAGAGAGGAGTGAGACGCACTGCCGAGTTTGCGAAATCACATAGCGAAGCACGTCAGCGTTTACACCAAGCTACAGAATTGCAAAAAATTACGCTTCGCCTAACCTGCATATTTTATCAAATgctaaaaaattgaaattagaCCTCCACTTTAATGTTAATGAGTTTAACTAATACTAAATTAATGGATGtgtgtttgttattgtttcaGCGCGAAGTTAGGCTAATGATATAGCgtaatgtaaacaaacattgtttatagttgttgaagtttgtataatatttaacaatgcaAAACACTAAACAGTTGATACATATACCAATAACGTTGGCTGAATTTCATTCACCAGTAACACTGACAAGGACTTCACTAATACGAATTAAAATAGGAGTAGAGCACATTTGATAAAAGTAATTGACCCGATTTTCTGTTAAAGTGGAACGGCCTCGGTTGGTTTAAACTTTTGATTTGCTTTATTTGCTTTTGCAGGAAGTCGTTTGTTTATACGCGTTCTTGTATACAATCTTCGGTAATTCTGGACAGGAAAATACGTAATGTATAGATAGTCAGTTTCGATAACAAAACAACGTATGATAGTTAGGTCCGataacaaaataattcaaTAACTTTCAATCGGAGTTAAAGGTGTCGCTCAGCCACCGGAACGCCTTGAAaacctaaaatatttattgaggTTCCGAGCTGCGTTCCGGTGGATTTCAACGGGTTCCGGTTAAAATCCAACAGCTCTGACATAAGAATAAAACTGTGGTTggtttttctttctttaacTAATACAAATTCAATATCTGAGTAAAAATCTACCATCAATTAACCATGGGATAGGGTCgagtaaaaataacagtttattcaaactgtgttttttaatgtgtttgtttaataaacggctgataattttaataacttataaaGGACTACTGGGTTAAAAGCAAGTGCACAAACCACTGTGCGGTCGCATCGGACTATGTTTTGGAAAGTGCACAAACCACTTCACAATGATGGTTACTTTAGCTCCACTTAGTGGGAAGTTGTATTGAAACTACTTAACGCCAGGGAGCGCACAACATTAATGTTGAAGTGTTCGTTGTTGTTTAGGATTCCGCTGTTAAACAgcaacttaaaataaaagtattttatctgACACTTTATAAAATCATGTGCAAGATGAATTGTAAAAGCTGTTGCGATGGCTAACTTAAGTGTGTTCGTCGCAACACAATGAACGTCCGTTACAAGGTGGAAGAAAACCATTGGAGGGCAATGTGAAAAgtgattatgtttaaatatatttaaaacattgaaacttAAACCGTAGAcctgtaatatatttaaataacgttcttagaaagtaaaaaatctgataagcatGAAGGAAAGTCGGAGGGAAGTTTCTTCAGTGGCGTCTGCTGACAGATGTTGTGATAATAAAGGACACCAGGCATGCGTCTCGCTGTTGTGAACCCGCCATGTATCGCTTTCCCACGCTTTTTCAGCCAAGCACACGTTCCACACCATCGCTTCCGTCCACCAACTATATGGCTGCGTTTCCTTAATCATAACAGATCAAAAcatctttaaaataacatcGCCCATTAACAGTTGTATAAACTCTTTAAGTTGTGTTAGCCTCATAAAAGATCCTAGAACGTATTAGCCCCATAAAAATCCTTCAGAGTAAATGCTCGAAAAACCGCTCTTCATGTTCAGCAATAAGTTTATAAAAGGGTGAAATATTGTGGTGTTTGGCTCGTGGTATTTTGTGTTGCCGCAAACAAAAAGGCAgagtaaagtttaaataatacttCATTTgctttaataattaatttaataaaggtGTTTAAGTTCATACtctgcaataaataaattcagtCTTCTGCGGTAAAAGGGGAATGAATTCTATTGTAACCCTCTTCATAAAAActcttttatttttggttgTCATAATTGTAATCATAATATTCTGTGGTTTGACGTATATAAAGCTAGAGTTATGTTGGATATTGATATTAATGTTTAGCCAATTACCCATCACCAGGTTTAGTACACTAAACAACCCAAATTGAGAATTCAATGAATTCGTGAAACCATGATGCAAAATGGCGGTCTTCGTAATACAGAGTTAAACATGTAAGTTGCAGAGTGCTTGActaaataattttcttttatatttttgttggaaATTGACAAATcgattatttatttaaacgctaaaataataaacgttTCCATATATAAAAGGCttagttttcttattttttcgttttaacaCACActtaattgtgacgtcatgcgtATTAGTTaaactgatgacgtcattggttGGTCTGAATCACCCAATCGTTTCATTGTAATCAAACAATGGCGATGGCCTGCGTTTACTTTCGCTTGTACCCACCGCGTTCTATTATAAACAGAAGACGTTATGCTTCTAAACTCTAAAGCAATGTATATGTTGCACAACTCATTAACACCAACTGTCATGTTTGTTGTCCAGTGCTTAACGATACTACATGTTAACGATAGTAAAAGTTATAAAGACTTGTTTTGGTCGAATCGAACGACATATGGTTGGGACATTACATCCGCCGTCACTTAATTGTTTTTCGATTATTTTTACTCAGTCTTGGAAGATGAAAGGTCGAATGACAGCGTTGTTCTCAAGCCACATATAAAGGAAGCACGCTTCACGACAAGTAACTTAAAACCTATGAACGTTTTTCTCATCAAGAACAATAAGATTTAATTTTGTTCAATCTGCTAGGCCCATGTTGAGAGTTGTGGAAATGACTCGGGGTCGAACAGATCTCATGAACTTATATCGTTTGAACCAGGAAATACAATATCAACACAATTCTGTACCCAGCTGTCTGTACATTATACAATCTACAGTCTACACCACCTTTACCAAGTACTTGTTTTTCTGAGAAGAAAAAATGGTGCGGATACAAAGTATttgaacaaattaatttttccgttttatttttttatcacaatATAAAGGTATTGAACTGAAAATGACGTTAAAAATCACGCCGTCAACAAGAAACATTAAAGGCACAATACAAATGCGCCgcgttaaaaacaaatattcatCGCGATTTGcgaatctttttaaaaacgaaattgTCAAACATTAATTTGAAGTCAAAACTATCATCATGAAAAGCAAGATATGTAGCAGCCTTTAGAAAGCTTTATTTAGCGAATATATGCGCGGGTTAAAAATATCAACACGTTCAGTTGCTGGTTTTAATAGTACGGATGAAACGTTTGGAAGTTTTATTTCCATTTTACCATGGTCTCCATACTGGATCAGAATCACTCATCTCACTACCCGATGGCGAGATGGAACGAACGTGGCTTGTTGTGGGATGGTGAGATTCCGGGGTTGGGGAAAATGAGGAAGCGGCAGGTGATGTTGGAGCGCTCTCGTGTCTTCCCTCCTCCGCGGACATAGGTGAGACAGGTGAGCAATGCTGAGGAAACAACATGAAACTACCTTGGACATTGCTTTTGCTCGGGGATGTCGAAGGCGAGAGGGGTGAGCCGGGAGACACGAACCCGGATGATGTAAATGATGAAGAACTGTTTCTTCTTTGAGATTCATTTATTGATGCAATGTTTGCATCCGGTGAAGGTCGAGGAGACTCTTCACTTGAGTAGTTAATATGATGCGTGAGAATTGATCGGTTTTGTGCCATTGCTGCTGCTGCCGCTGCCATAGCTTGTTGGATTTGAGTGTTGGGCGACATTTGGATTTGTAAAGGTGTAACGTTGGGACCTGCGGCGACGGGTGCTGTGGTTGTGAGTAGAGGAGCAGTGCGAGCATTTGAACACATCATGTGCGGTGGAAGTTGATGGACAGGCTGGTGGGGTAAAGTGTTCCCAAGGTGGTTTATTAACCTGCAATAAgaataatgttataaatattgaatACTTAGgttttcttaatatttttttatttactgaatatttaaataaaaaaaaatattaaacacatatgGGTATGAAGATCACAAGCACGACGTACCTGGATTTCACGTCAGGATGAACATTTTCTGATGAATTTTCCAAGAAGTGTGATACTTCATTTTTACATTCTACGTATCCGTTTCTATATTTGGAGACAACTGATGGATCGAGTGTGATAGCAGCATTCATTCTTTGGCGTTGAATTCCACGTAGATATCGTACAGTCATTTCTAGTATATCAGCTTTTTCCAATTTAGAATGACAGGTACTTTGCTGGAAAAATAGAGCGTTGATTATTTTCAAATTCCTTGTCGTTTGCTATCTACACAATATTCGGTATATTATTACTTACGTCTTTACGGAGTGCATGAAGGAGAATTGACTTTAATTCGTTAAgacttttgtttattctttcgCGGCGTCGTTTTTCCATCAAAGGTTTCGATGCCTGGAGTAACAAAGAGTTTAATTTATGaagtttttgaatatttatcaaacaacTTACCCTGCGGTCATTTTTCATGATCGAACTTGAAGATACAATTTGCACAGTCGAAGATTGTGGAGTCATTACCGTCTTCATTTATGAATTATAGTTTAAGAAGCAGCAGAAAAGTAATTCCGAAATACTAagaagtatatttatatttcacgAAGCGTGAAaagtcaaattttacttttgaaatctgaaaaacaaataataagaTTTGAATATTGACTAATTCATCAATTTAGAAATTAGCCGTCTATACCAAACTTGATGCTGTAAACGATAAAACTcgtttattttctaattaaattgtataaaataaagacTGCCTGACATACACTGCTCGATGCCCTATCAGCGTTCACAAATGGCATACCACAGTCACACATCGGATTATATACTCGCAGTCGCGTGCGCGTCGCAAGTCGCCTTTGGTTCGGCAGCGATTCTACTTTCGCTCTTTTTTTCTGCGTTTCAGCCTGGTACAAAGCAATTTAGCGCGACCGGCTgcgaaataaataaactaagaGAGAGTAGAAAAAGGCGATGATTGAGCGGGGGGGACCTCTACAGGCGCTGTGTGAACTCACTCTACCGACTGTTCCCACGCTCCTCACCAGCAATCACGTCGAGTGTAAACACGCGCGTACGCGATGGCGCGTGCGGCCTCGCTACTCCctcattttgtttcttttatttcacTCACGCCTCTCAGTCACAATCCTTTCTCCGTCGCCGAAAGCCGACTAATCCTTTACCAACTTGGCGTATTATTAGCGCTCAGCAGGCTCCGTTTAAACGCACTTATTAGGAGCTGCGGTCGGCGGTCGCCCTGTCCAACCTCTCGGCTTCCTAAGCACCGGATTACGTCATTCACGTGCTTTGTGGCATTCCAGAATATAAAACTCGATTGTGATTTAAGTTGGTCCAAAGTCGGTGAAATAAATTCTGCACCTACATTACACACCAGTTTCGAATGTTTCACTTTAGGCAATTGTTTGTAACTTAATTACCATATATGTACGTTAATTTACAATGcgatgtaaaataaacaagctCAAAAACAGTGTGTTCACATCATTGCGTTGGTAATTCGAATAAATATCGTCATACAATATTAATCAGTTCCCACGTTGAGAGTGACCAAATGCAGGTGTCggtattaattttttacaaccTTCTGTTACGTTTAATGGTTAGTCGTCCATCTCACAGCCCTCCCACGCGCTGTGCGAAAATGCTGTGGCGAACTAAATGGTTTCCAGCTTACACTGTAAAGTGAGTTAATTACGCGATAGCTCGGACGTGGGCCATGACTTAATTAGCTTGGTTCGCGATTAAAGCTTCCTTACGAAACTTAACAAACAGTTTGTTCCTAAGCAGCACGTTCCCACAATCTACAGGCGCCAACAATTAGTGTCGCATGTTTGCTTTCGCTATTTTCTCACGAGTCGATATTCCTTATTACCCGATGCTCTGTGCTCTTGCCAACAAAAACGACACAACGGCTACAAACATGTTCCACATATTTCCAATGTATTTATAACCTTTCATGCAAAActtgttgtaaattgttataaaGCTAAGTTTTTGATGTCACAAAAACATGCCATCCCGAATTCTCCGTAAACTAATTAAAGGACAAGTAGTTAAGGATATAATACAGCGATTCAATCAAAGGTCAATCCGTTTatatacgtagtaacttgtttCCAATGAACATATTTAGTATGGCGGTCCATTTCTTTTATATGCTGGTCTGGTGAATATGGTGGTCCACATCGTTTGTTATATTGGGGTAACAGTATGAGTCTTATTGTTCGACGTAAATTGGACCGATTTGCTGCTCTTACAAACAATGGTGTTTATGGTGCAATAAATTTTACACTACTTCGTAAACCGACTGGGAGCTCTTTATGTGGTAAAGTCAGCAGTCACTCAGTAAACGACACAATGTCGTAGTaacgtaaacaaaacaataaatttagtaaaactGACTATGAATAAACACGTCAAGATGATAACGATAGTTTTTAACACCACACAAATTACTTCAAGAGACCAACACAATTACTCTATTTaaagtgggggaaggtgggacacgttttcattgtATTTCTTATCCCAataggtagtaaacacagaacattcaaagaattataaacccgtTACcttacaattaacaaagaccgttgttaattgtctataCCACGATTataggatattttgatattatgcgctaaaggtgtcccatctcttcccaccctactgtataatactGCTCGTTTGCAGGCcttaataatgtttataacttggaccagtaaaatgtaaatacacaaaaatatacattttatttcatagAATTTGTTATTCTATCAAATCATGGTTATTGCAATTTTTATCAGAAAGCTTCGTCGATTACACAGAGGATATATTGGCGAAAGCGCAAACGTCGGTGCCGGATATTTTCAATGAGAAGAGATTTGTTTCAAAGATTATGTTTGTCGCCCGCAGAGACTTGTCATCTGCAGCTCTGTTTCTGCTAATTACAATTTCCTGTGTTCCCACGGCCTTCCGCGAAAGCGTCCCCTTCTTTCCACCCGACCGCTTTCCCCTCACAGCAGTGATCAATAGATCGCATGTTGACAGTGGAGTGATCGGAAACTTTCTAATCTCTCCCTTTCAAAGTGATCAATCATCTCACAAAATAGCGATCCATGCGCAACCTACATTTAGTAATAGGAAATTAGCTTCGCATTCACTGTAACAAATAATCGTGGTTGcgagtgacatcacaaatgcCGAACAAATGCTTCTCGTCACGCCTACGTAATACGAAGAATTAGAACCTATACAGAAATATTGCGACATTATGCAAGTTTTCCACACTCACGTGGTTTATAGCCGTAACAAATTGCATTATATTGCGGTAAGTAGAGCACTATACAACTCACCCGTAATGTTTATAGTCGCGCTCAACTTTATGGTTAAAAGTTGACACTTTTGTATGTGCGAAAGCCACCAAACAACGACGATAAAGTCGGATAAAGTTGACTCTTGTTTATGGCGATAATCTGAATAATGTAACAACTTCAGTAaacagtaatatttttttccgaCATGACATTGTATAGTTTTTTGTATaacccaaagttagtagagGCCGTTTAAAATGCCCGCTGTGGTTGTCAGATGGAATGCTTTCTTTACCCATTCATGGTATTTCTCGCAACACTATATATGGTGtgaaacacacatatatattaggATAAACTCATTCCAAGGTATAATAAACTATGTTCCTGGTGAAGAAAATCTTATAAATTGaacattgtattttaaatcttatatatatttgacatATTAGCGAATGTATGTAGTTGATGCATTATCGACCAGGCCCCCTAACTCAGCCAGCGAAGCCAGACAACAAAGCTTTTCCGTCTGATGTAAGAGGATCGGTCGTTTCGGCACGCGTGCGCCACTGAAAGACGCCGTTGAATGAAGGGTTGCCAAGCGTGAAAAATCCGGACACTTTCCCACACTACGTCACGGCACGAGCAGACGCACCGCACACACGGGACAACACGCGCGAAATCCGATGCCACCTCGCGCGTGCACTGCTGGAAGAAGAATAAACAACACCGTGGTAACAAATGACGTGAGTGCCTGGTAAAAACATGGGTGGCAAATACAACAGCAAATATAAGCATCGCCACGCAAACTGATCAATTCcaaattaaaatctttatataCAAGCACATTTATTATGGGACCGTCAGTTATTAATGTTTCCAATTCGTTTTACGCTTGTGTCATATACTTTAATTGAGTTCGTAGTTTTGGTTGTATAAATGTTCTTACTtcactataaaataaatcgaTTTTCATTCAGGAGGTTTAGCCTGTTATGTTACCATTGTTAAAACCAATTCTCATTTTCATTCGAGTTGGTTAATTCTAGGCTGATACTAGATTCGATAATGGGCTATCTGTGTTGAGATTACTGTCCCCCCAAAGCTCGTTCACAGCCACTTCCCATGTCGGACGCGCTTAATGGCCAACCCGGCACGAGACCCTCTAACCTCCCGTCACGCCTCGATAAGAGGGGCGAACTATTGCTTTGTATAAAGGAAACTGCACGCGCCATGAAAAGTAAGACGGCGAGGAAATGCGCTTGACTTCCCAAACCCCGGGTGGTTGAATGACAATAGCGAAAAGAGATCCATCTACGAAACATGGTGGCCGTCACCCATTTCTTTTTCAAAGCGAAGTTTACGGAAAGTTTAATCgttatattttcaatattaatCAGTATGCGTGCTTTtcaaaatgaataaaatatcaacattTGTTAAGCTCGTACACGAATAAAGGATTGGACGTGgaggaaaagttaaaaaataattgggAACGAAAATAAAATCTTGGAAGCTTATTGGTTAACCTTATATTGgaacctgttttaaatagaCTTTAATTCACAATTTGAAACAAACTAAGCGCATGGTAGAGCGtgatatattgttattttatcaCATCTCACATTCGTTGATCACTTGCTTTCTTTGTCGCCACCTAGCGACAATCTGAACGAAAGTGATATTCACAAagagaataaatgaaatactATCAGAATTGTTGCTGTGTACTTTAAATAAACGAACAAATAGTTGAATGATGATGAACCGATGCTTCCCGATGTTGTTGATACATAATCTGATTAAATACGAAGGTATTAAGTTATAAAGGATAGATTTTATAGTTTatgacatacatggtgtagtAGTTGGTAATACAATGCACTTTCCATCCGCAAGCAAAACATCGTCAATTGCTATATCTCCTTGATAACCATCAACATAAGTTATGACAGCTTCAAATATTATCTGCAATATaagtattaatataattttgttacaGAAATTATCATTTATCCTTTTGAAACAGAACCTGGTACGGGACAGTATGTTGAATTGTAATATCTCCGGTGTTCCATTTGTCCCCTTGATCACCACTTACTCTCCAAATCTCAGTTTCGTTTTCACCACGTTTCTTCGTCATCACCCTCAGGATACCTAAACATAAATCAAATAATCGGAACAATAAGTGAAGTTTTctatgttattattaatagGGTTTGGGACAAAAATACCTATATGTCGTCCTCTCATGTGGTACCAAAATTTAAGGCACTGTCGCGAGGAAGATTTATCAAATATAATTGGACTGATGAGGCGAGCCCGGTCCCCTTTTGTTGTCAGAGAAGCTTCGATGTACATGTACCCACCTGCTAACAATTTTCCGTTAGGAATATTCGACTAATATGCAACCGAAGGAATACTTCACTACAATGGTATCGAGCTTCGGGTCCGATATTATACAGTTACGTGTAAGTTTATCTAACCAGCAATATGCAACCGTACCGATATTTGAGTCAAACCGTACCTTCTTTAGTTAAAGTAGAGTGGTCAGCGGAAGGACCCGTGTTCTTGGTTCTTCTTAATTGAGTTCTTGCCGAATTTTTTGTCCAATCTATTGTGTCCATATTAGGATTTTTCTCTTGTATGAACCCGCATAAAtcattttcattaaattgaCAAAAGAACGAAGGGTCTGTACAGaaagattattttataaataaaatcactTCCTATTCCAAGAGGTACATACCCAGAGATAATGTCGGACTTGTTTCACGTTGGGATCCtgtaaaaatatcattaacGTAAAAAGATaaggaaataaataatgaacaaCTTACTGCGTTCTCGCACATATATCTCCCTTGTGTTCGAATCACCATATCCAAATATGGTCTTGGGGGTTACCTCTACTTGGTAAACA
The DNA window shown above is from Ciona intestinalis chromosome 3, KH, whole genome shotgun sequence and carries:
- the e(spl)/hairy-b gene encoding transcription factor protein (The RefSeq protein has 1 substitution compared to this genomic sequence), with the translated sequence MKTVMTPQSSTVQIVSSSSIMKNDRRASKPLMEKRRRERINKSLNELKSILLHALRKDQSTCHSKLEKADILEMTVRYLRGIQRQRMNAAITLDPSVVSKYRNGYVECKNEVSHFLENSSENVHPDVKSRLINHLGNTLPHQPVHQLPPHMMCSNARTAPLLTTTAPVAAGPNVTPLQIQMSPNTQIQQAMAAAAAAMAQNRSILTHHMNYSSEESPRPSPDANIASINESQRRNSSSSFTSSGFVSPGSPLSPSTSPSKSNVQGSFMLFPQHCSPVSPMSAEEGRHESAPTSPAASSFSPTPESHHPTTSHVRSISPSGSEMSDSDPVWRPW